DNA from Panthera leo isolate Ple1 chromosome D2, P.leo_Ple1_pat1.1, whole genome shotgun sequence:
GGATTTACCGCATTCTTGACATTCATAAGGCTTCTCCCCTGTGTGTTTTCTCTGGTGTTTAGTGAGGTCTGATTTATAGTAAAagttttttccacatttattacattcaaagggcttctcccctgtgtgAGTTCGCTGGTGCACTGTGAGAGCTGACTTCTGATAGAAACACTTCCCACActccttacattcatagggtttctctcctgtgtgagttctctgatgaGTTTTGAGGTGTGAATTTCTAGAAAAgaatttcccacattccttacatttatagggtttctcccctgtgtgtgtccTCTGATGTACCGTGAGGTGTGATTTCTGGGAAAAGGATTTCctacattccttacattcatacgGCTTCTCCCCCGTGTGTGTTTTCTGATGTACCATGAGGTATGCCTTAACATAGAAGAACTTCCCACACTCGTTAcactcatagggtttctctcctgtgtgtgttttctgatgTTCCACAAGGTGTGGCTTCTGGTAGAAGGATTTCTCACACTGATTGCATTCGTAGGGTTTCTCCCCTGCATGAGTTCTCAAGTGTCTACTAAGAGAGGACAGGTGGTAGAAGGTTTTCGtacattctttacattcatagGTTTTCTCTCGGGCTTGACCTTTCTGTTGTCTTGTGAGGTCTCCATTCCTAGGGACCGATGTCCCACATTCCCTGGGTTTGTCCTTTGAGTGAATATGCTGATGTATTAGGAGGATAGACTTCTGGCAGAAGGACTTTCCACATTCACTACATTTATAGATTTTCTCTCTGGCAGGAGTTTGCTGGTGTTTTGTGAGTTCTCCATTCCTAGAGAGAAATTCCCAAAGTCAGTAATACATAAGGTACTCTAGCTGAGAACCCATTTCTAGAGATGTTCCCATACTGATTCGATTCATGGTTTCTCTACTATGAATGTTCTGACACACACTGTGGTTTAACATTAAGTAGCAGGAACCTTCCTTTGCATTGTATGCAGTCTCTTAATTGCCTGAGATCTGCTTTGGGTAACAAAGCCTCCCTTCCTGTGCAattgaagaaatgaaagactGCTTCAAAGTTTGAATCTCCTGGTCCTACAGAAGATCTCCACTGGGGAAGAGGGCTTTCCCATTTGGAAAGTGAATTCTTTGGAATTCACTccagtgttttagttttctcacGTTTAGTATGAACTAGTGCCTTCCCACTTCCAGTACTCCcatcaacacttttttttttttttttttacaagtcttTTCATCTTAAAATCAAAATCTTGAACTTGCCTTGAATTTTCAGCTTGGCTTCCCTGGGATCTTGCTCCTAAGTCATGAATCTTCCAAAGGTCTTCTACAAAGGAATTCAAAATTTAATACCATTTAAATCTTAACATATTATTATGGTTGTAGGGCTGATTCTTAGGCTTCAGGCCAATCTCCCCAAATAAAGGAATTCTTATATGCAAATTTCCTCTATGCCTTtggtttagaaaaaatataaacactgaaGACGGTTGGAGCAGACAAGGGAAGAAATGTCATTATAAACCCAAGTACTCTGACActttacaaacattttaaaaacctggagaaaaaagttaaggaaaaagaaaaagaatggggaGCAGAGAACAAAAGACATTCAGAGTGGTGCACAAGAATCTGGGACTCAGAATGCGGTAAGCCCATTACAGACAATGAACAGTAGGTAGGGTGACAAGAAAAATTAGTAGACGACTGTGTCCACTGGAAATATTGGGGAAAGATGAAACTGGATGCAAAGCTAAGCCTTTGTCAGCCAGAATTTAATTTACTGTTCATTAGTGACTACAAACTTCTACTTTATTTCCTCTGTACCCACACACGACAGTCTAGATGCCTAGTCTAGTCCCTACAGTGACTACATCACAACATGTGTGGAGGAACAGTTCCACACTCCGGGCTCTCTCCGTCTCACTGGTGTAATTTTCACCGGGACGGAAGACCCAGGAACACATACATCCCAAAGGAAAGATGATTAAACAGCAGTGTGCAAGCCATTGTACAACAGGATGAGTTTCCATTTGTAGCACAGACGTTTTCAAGCCTGACCACCAAAAAAT
Protein-coding regions in this window:
- the ZNF25 gene encoding zinc finger protein 25, yielding MNKYQGPVTFKDVIVEFTREEWQLLDAAQRTLYKEVMRENYGHLVSVGYCVNKPNAVFKLKQGKEPWILEVEFPRRNYPEDLWKIHDLGARSQGSQAENSRNGELTKHQQTPAREKIYKCSECGKSFCQKSILLIHQHIHSKDKPRECGTSVPRNGDLTRQQKGQAREKTYECKECTKTFYHLSSLSRHLRTHAGEKPYECNQCEKSFYQKPHLVEHQKTHTGEKPYECNECGKFFYVKAYLMVHQKTHTGEKPYECKECRKSFSQKSHLTVHQRTHTGEKPYKCKECGKFFSRNSHLKTHQRTHTGEKPYECKECGKCFYQKSALTVHQRTHTGEKPFECNKCGKNFYYKSDLTKHQRKHTGEKPYECQECGKSFSVNSVLRLHQRTHTGEKPYECKECGKSFSQKSHFIIHQRKHTGEKPYECQECRKTFIQKSKLTAHQKTHTEEKSL